A single Xenopus laevis strain J_2021 chromosome 3S, Xenopus_laevis_v10.1, whole genome shotgun sequence DNA region contains:
- the gtf2a2.S gene encoding transcription initiation factor IIA subunit 2, with amino-acid sequence MAYQLYRNTTLGNSLQESLDELIQSQQINPQLALQVLLQFDKAINSALAQRVRNRVNFRGSLNTYRFCDNVWTFVLNDVEFREVTDLVKVDKVKIVACDGKNTGSNTAE; translated from the exons ATGGCTTATCAACTGTACAGGAATACAACACTAGGTAATAGTCTTCAGGAAAGCTTGGAtgagctaatacag tcTCAGCAGATCAACCCTCAACTAGCCCTTCAGGTTTTGCTACAGTTTGACAAGGCTATTAATTCAGCATTGGCACAACGGGTCAGAAACAGAGTCAACTTCAGG GGATCCTTAAATACCTATAGGTTTTGTGATAACGTCTGGACCTTTGTGTTGAACGACGTTGAGTTCAGAGAGGTCACTGACCTAGTGAAGGTGGATAAAGTTAAAATTGTCGCTTGTGATGGAAAAA acaCCGGTTCAAACACTGCAGAGTAA